TTAACGTCCCGGTTTTATCAGTGCATATGCAAGTTGAAGAACCCATCGTTTCAGAAGCGGATAGATGTCGTACAAGTGCGTTATCGTCGATTAATTTTTCATCGCAAAAGCAAGACTTAATGTGACAGCTAACGGTAGTCCTTCAGGCACTgcaacaacgataatcgttatcgcAGTCGCAAAAAAGTCTAACATGCTCAATGCATCAACAGAGCTCCACTTCAAAAGCTCATGTCTCGTACCTTTTTAAACGAGAAACCGAATAGTCAACACAAGAAAAGTCAACACAGCAAAAACTAACCCGATTTTACCAATTATAGTATGGACTGTTTACTTTCACTTGCAATGGCGTCTCGTTTTCTCCTTCACTTAATGTTTCCTTTAATTTTTCCCATTTGGTTCTCATACCAACCGCTGCAAAAAGCATTTTATTCGGCGCGTCTCGCACTTTACGTCCACCGAGAAGAAACGGTTTTTCTTCGTTTATATGCACAACTTTTGGTTCACCTGTTAAGCTAGATTCATCGATTAACAAACTGTATAACGATATAAATATCCTGTCAGCAGGAACTTGATCACCGATTGATAAATGTACAGGGTCTCCTACAACTAATTAATAAACCGAGACCATTTTTCGAGACTCGTCTCTTGTTACATGGcaaaatctttttcttctctttgtCTAAATCTTTAAGTTGTAAAATAGTTTGTAGACACATCTTCTAATACATCCCTACTTTGTATGAACGTAACACACCTGAAACATACACGAAAAGAAATGGGTTTGGGATGGATAAATTTTGACATACCAACACGACCCAACCCAAATTGTCACACTTTTTTATACGTGATTTAAAATACCTTTCGTGGTTTTCAATTTTTGTCATGTAACATACCTTAGAAGCAACGGGGCTTAAGAGATGCAAAAGTAATCCCATTTAGCCAGAAATCCATTAGAATAGCTTATGTCACCGATATGAAATATTACATCTTTGCTTCCATTCAGTACTTCTTTTGCAATCAACTCCATGACATAGAGAGATCCATGCTACAATAATAACCAGTAAAAAAATTATTATCAAATCACGATGACATAAAAAATGTAGCTACAATATATATAGGTAGACTACCTGTATATAGTTCTCCTTGAAAGCATCATGAGGAGCCTTTCCCATGTCACCATATGTAGGTGGAGTTTGGAGGTTAGTTCTATCGCTCCATCCAAACGAATCACTAAAAATATGGGGAAAACGATGAAAAAAGATTGAAGAAAGATTGCTTTAAAGACAAAAAGGTGTGTGAGTGTGTGACGTTCCAAATATGTATGGATATTGTGTAGTAGGATGGAGCCCTATCATAACTGATGAATAAATGTAGCCTGGATCATGCCAACCCAAAACTTTTGCTGGACTTGGTAAATTTGTACCTTGtgtttcaaataaatatttcagtGCTATTAGTTTATATTGAAATTGGTTTCACtatgaattggaaattaaaaaCGTTGATCAATGGGAAGGAATAGACTATAAACATACCCGGATGAATTCAATAGGAACACCTTGATATCAAGTCTTTCATTCTCTTGTCCCACTAGAAACATAATGTCCTGTTAAGTTTTAAATAGAAGTATTACTGTTAGTTAATTTTGGTACCATTAATGCATTAATATAATATGTATGCAACTGATATTAAGTTGTATAGTCACAATCTTACCACATCTTTTTTTGGATTATCCAGATTAATATTCGGATGTACCTAACATGTTCCCAACGTCTGCATAACAAACCAAAACCACAATCATATGTAAATTTGTTAAAAGTTGCAAGGACAAACTGATTATTCATTACCTATAGTTGCAATGGCTTCAACTGCACTAGCAGCTCCCATAAGATGACCTATCATAGATTTTGTAAAGTTAATCCTCAACTAcagcaaaaaaaattaaaaagaaaaacaaagaTTACAAAACCAAATGATTATTGCAAGTAAGTGTATTGTTCACGTCACCATCTCCTCCTGATTCTGGTCAAAATGACGAACAAtagtgtaacacccgcgttttgggcctagttgaaatagactattttgcccttaagtgttATTAAAAGTGATTTTTATAATTGTATGTTTTTTAAGTATCTGAttgtttggttaagaccagtttgtggcaagggtcacagaacatgttcgtttattgaatttggactccgttagggcctcctaacgaggtacgaaagaattcagataactgataaatacccgtgtgtgatggggtattgtgtattaacttaaatatataagcTTGAGACCTgccttttctctcattttcttgaaccTTCCAAACAAACACCCCGTACCTAATTTCTCACTACTTGAAACCCTAATTTAATCTAAGCTAGAATTGGATCAAGAAGCATTAAGGAGTGATtattatcatccttgtgatcaataatccaggttagcttgcttgaattgttgcttgaattcttgattaaatgggtttttgtattcttgagcaaaagtgagttttgatgcttgaatcttgatgaattgtgtttgttagtgttaattgttattagatatatgttttatagttgttatatgatgtttttgaagtggtttcatgatcagattgagcaaaaatcatgttttggggtcaaaaaacgcgaaaacagtgagctgtaggtgttcatcagcacccacacttttaataggtcactcgtacgagtgaccacacttttgagggtcaaccacacgtgtgaggactcactcgcacgagtgaggcctcattcacacgtgtgagcacagggtcagatttgtggaaacttgttttggtcataactttcaaaccgtaactccatttttgatgaatcaagtatcattggaatcgtaatgaaaaatcctttccaatggtaaactatttagaagctatatcaaaatgtatttgggtcataaatagaggtattagcgtgtgtgtctagtgtgcatgcattaatatgttattatgggttgaattcttgatataggcttatgaatgaatgaatatatgatgaatataggttggaaaatatatttacatgttgCTAATGATGTTCCTTATCACTCGcacaagtgagccttcactcgcacgagtgagctttcactcgtacgattgaggcggtcaaccgcatggtgaactacacgagtgagtggttacttgaactgttatatttgctAATTGGATCGTATGGTTGtgagtcatatgtcactcgtgtggtcaaccgtatggatctactgttgtgtaattagatatttggccaaggaccaaacgtacgagtgaggtgtcaaccgcacggtttgtgacgacccgagaatttccgaccaaatttaaactcaatctttatatgattccgacacgataagcaaagtctataatgttgagtctcgaaaaattttggaactatgttcatatattcaaataacttttgaccattcccgacgattcacgaaccaatatgtaaataattatgtatatatatatatatatatatatatatatatatatatatatatatatatatatatacatataaaagatttctattaataactaatatattgtaatgtatataaaatgtataaatattaaatattcagttaTGATATTATACAATATAAATAGTACATAATTAACAATATAGTAGATTCAATCATATAAATAGTTAttgtaataaaatcatt
The window above is part of the Rutidosis leptorrhynchoides isolate AG116_Rl617_1_P2 chromosome 1, CSIRO_AGI_Rlap_v1, whole genome shotgun sequence genome. Proteins encoded here:
- the LOC139885541 gene encoding nucleotide pyrophosphatase/phosphodiesterase-like, whose amino-acid sequence is MFLVGQENERLDIKVFLLNSSGDSFGWSDRTNLQTPPTYGDMGKAPHDAFKENYIQHGSLYVMELIAKEVLNGSKDVIFHIGDISYSNGFLAKWDYFCIS